One Methylomonas sp. LL1 DNA window includes the following coding sequences:
- a CDS encoding XrtA-associated tyrosine autokinase yields MSIIENALKKANKQGLIDNRNIEDVAIPHPELDPAIENKQSEPMLAHTEVQKGPDNLVSINWEILAAEGFIDHNDAKSQLAEEFRVIKRPLVNNIQGVDVNGISRPNLILICSSLPGEGKTFISINLALSIANEMDKSVLLIDADVEKPSISKQLGIKQSPGLIEYLENDKVTFSDILLKTDLPNLSVIPAGKRHKYSTELLSSQRMYLFAEEVSRRYKDRIVIFDSPPLLVATQAQILAELVGQVVLVIAAEETPQNVVNESIAKLSNCDVVMTLLNKTRKEMDLYGHSYSYGKYGHA; encoded by the coding sequence ATGAGCATTATTGAGAACGCTTTAAAAAAAGCCAATAAACAAGGCTTGATTGATAATAGAAACATTGAAGATGTGGCAATACCTCATCCTGAGCTAGATCCGGCTATTGAAAATAAACAGTCGGAACCTATGCTCGCCCACACTGAGGTCCAAAAGGGGCCGGATAATCTGGTTTCCATCAACTGGGAAATTCTGGCTGCCGAAGGATTTATCGACCATAACGATGCTAAATCGCAATTGGCGGAAGAGTTTAGGGTTATAAAACGGCCATTGGTGAATAATATTCAAGGTGTCGATGTCAATGGTATTTCTCGCCCTAACTTGATTTTAATCTGCAGTAGCCTGCCGGGAGAAGGAAAGACTTTTATATCGATTAATTTAGCTCTAAGCATCGCTAATGAAATGGATAAAAGTGTTCTTTTGATCGATGCCGATGTGGAGAAACCTAGTATATCCAAGCAGCTAGGTATCAAGCAGTCGCCGGGATTGATTGAATATTTGGAAAATGACAAGGTTACATTCTCTGATATTTTACTAAAAACGGATCTGCCGAATTTAAGTGTAATACCCGCGGGGAAACGCCATAAATATTCTACGGAATTATTGTCCAGTCAGAGAATGTATCTATTCGCGGAAGAGGTTAGCCGTCGTTATAAGGATAGGATTGTAATCTTCGACTCCCCACCGTTGCTTGTTGCCACTCAAGCGCAAATTTTGGCTGAGTTAGTTGGTCAAGTGGTGTTGGTTATTGCGGCGGAGGAAACCCCACAAAACGTGGTCAATGAATCAATCGCTAAATTAAGTAATTGCGATGTGGTGATGACGCTTTTGAACAAGACCAGAAAAGAAATGGATCTGTACGGGCATAGTTACAGTTATGGAAAGTATGGGCACGCATAA
- a CDS encoding TIGR03016 family PEP-CTERM system-associated outer membrane protein gives MTEMFSDNLALSDNAKKSGFVTEVAPGVSLYGSSPWSNFNLNYRLQSLYNAGGRDAIDVNHQLQMKSLYQAVRNTLFLESSSSISQQNVNNSVIATDNLTGNSGSIENRNFNISPYWTPHFGQYASGLLKIGYQHSTFDNANNSGNSQDTTSSSIFISDSETITKQARLASGSKFNKVKWNVNYSSQDQSRTTGDDVLFEQYQGEARYFYNRKYNVFVQGGYENNDYQTTNDNIKNGFFYTVGGQWSPSRFYSIEAGYGNNKHVTLHYSPSANLTSTITYRNKDVGLNTGSSWDANLNYRVQQARIGFNYSQETTTVQQELAEQSIFYLTDSFGNTVIDPVTQQPQQFIINSPNPVDDVIISKQARLTFNYQSGKSSYNAAVYNTRRTYELSSQEDNVYGASAGWQWQFAPRLNFFLRPTWQSSDITGSTNSVSNTSGSGYDRYDVALGLTRSVPINLGRPLLMNTSLEFRHIDQVSDANGYTENRATANFAVRF, from the coding sequence ATGACTGAAATGTTTTCCGATAATCTTGCCTTATCGGATAATGCAAAAAAAAGTGGATTTGTTACTGAAGTGGCTCCTGGAGTGTCGTTATACGGATCATCCCCTTGGAGCAATTTTAACCTGAATTATCGACTGCAAAGCCTTTACAACGCGGGCGGGCGTGACGCTATAGATGTCAATCATCAATTGCAGATGAAGTCACTCTATCAAGCTGTTCGTAATACGCTGTTTTTGGAAAGCAGTAGTTCAATCAGTCAGCAAAATGTTAATAACTCTGTTATAGCGACGGATAATCTCACCGGCAATAGTGGATCAATTGAAAATAGAAATTTTAATATATCGCCTTATTGGACACCACATTTTGGCCAATATGCCAGTGGGCTTTTAAAGATTGGGTATCAACACTCGACTTTTGATAATGCCAATAATTCTGGAAACTCTCAAGATACAACGAGTAGTTCTATCTTTATATCTGATTCCGAAACTATTACAAAACAGGCTCGACTAGCCAGTGGGAGTAAATTCAATAAAGTCAAGTGGAACGTGAATTATTCGTCTCAGGATCAAAGCAGAACCACTGGCGATGATGTCTTATTTGAGCAGTATCAGGGCGAAGCGCGTTATTTTTACAATCGAAAATATAACGTCTTTGTCCAGGGCGGCTATGAGAATAACGACTATCAGACCACTAATGATAATATTAAAAATGGCTTTTTTTATACCGTGGGCGGGCAGTGGAGCCCAAGTCGGTTTTACTCGATCGAGGCAGGTTATGGTAATAATAAGCATGTAACCCTGCATTACAGCCCATCCGCCAATTTAACTTCTACGATTACTTATCGTAACAAAGATGTCGGATTGAATACCGGCAGTTCTTGGGATGCGAATCTGAATTATCGAGTTCAGCAAGCGCGTATTGGTTTTAATTACAGTCAGGAAACGACAACGGTGCAGCAGGAGTTGGCGGAACAATCCATTTTTTATTTGACCGATTCTTTTGGTAATACCGTAATCGATCCCGTCACTCAACAGCCTCAACAGTTTATTATTAATTCACCGAATCCGGTTGATGATGTCATTATCAGTAAACAAGCTAGGCTAACATTCAACTATCAAAGCGGTAAAAGTTCCTATAATGCGGCTGTCTATAATACGCGCCGGACTTATGAATTGAGCTCCCAAGAGGATAATGTATATGGGGCCTCGGCCGGTTGGCAATGGCAATTTGCACCACGTCTCAATTTCTTTTTGCGGCCTACCTGGCAATCCTCGGATATTACTGGGTCGACTAATAGTGTCTCAAATACTTCGGGATCCGGTTATGATAGGTACGATGTGGCTTTGGGCTTGACTCGTTCAGTGCCTATTAATTTAGGCCGGCCATTACTGATGAATACTAGTTTAGAATTCCGTCACATTGATCAAGTCTCTGATGCTAATGGTTACACTGAAAACCGGGCTACAGCCAATTTCGCTGTTCGTTTTTAA
- a CDS encoding XrtA/PEP-CTERM system-associated ATPase, with product MYDGFYNLSQKPFQLSADPDFFFQSSVHKRALAYMQYGLTQGEGFVLVTGSPGTGKTMLVKSLIQNLNKDKLLIGVMVTSQVGPEDTLRLVASTFGFQYLHNDKASLLTSFEKFIVEKAREGRRLLLIVDEAQNLPKQSLEELRMLTNLDVNGAPVFQVFLIGQPELKRTIYAADMEQLKQRIVSTYHLDPLDVEETKDYILFRLQTAGWQGKPEFHHGVFADIHEFSAGIPRRINSICDRLLLFGYLEELSVLDSGAVEKVISEVKEEMLLEDRDDNVSSSFTATVRHMDAEPGSLEERLVRLENNIISLQNNANKEKALLRKAILIQLDMDSVYDDSGK from the coding sequence ATGTACGACGGATTTTATAACCTCAGCCAAAAGCCGTTTCAATTAAGCGCCGATCCGGATTTCTTTTTTCAAAGTTCAGTGCATAAACGGGCCTTGGCCTATATGCAATATGGTTTGACCCAAGGCGAAGGCTTTGTATTGGTTACAGGATCGCCCGGTACCGGTAAAACCATGCTGGTCAAAAGTCTTATTCAAAATTTGAATAAAGACAAACTGTTGATAGGTGTGATGGTGACATCGCAAGTAGGTCCCGAGGATACCTTGCGTTTGGTGGCGTCAACTTTTGGTTTTCAGTATCTACATAATGATAAAGCCAGTTTGTTGACGAGTTTCGAAAAATTCATTGTCGAGAAAGCCAGGGAAGGGCGGAGATTATTGTTAATTGTGGATGAAGCGCAAAACCTACCCAAGCAATCGTTGGAAGAGTTGCGCATGCTGACAAATCTTGACGTCAATGGTGCTCCGGTTTTTCAAGTGTTTTTGATCGGGCAGCCGGAGTTAAAGCGTACGATTTATGCAGCGGATATGGAACAACTGAAGCAGCGAATTGTGTCGACCTATCATCTGGACCCTTTGGATGTAGAAGAAACCAAAGATTATATTTTGTTCCGTTTACAGACGGCCGGCTGGCAAGGTAAGCCCGAATTTCATCATGGTGTGTTTGCGGATATTCATGAGTTTTCCGCCGGCATTCCGCGTCGAATCAACTCTATTTGCGATCGGCTGTTATTGTTTGGTTATTTGGAAGAGTTGAGCGTACTTGATAGTGGCGCGGTCGAAAAAGTCATTTCGGAAGTGAAGGAAGAGATGTTGCTTGAAGATCGTGATGATAACGTTTCATCATCGTTCACTGCCACCGTTCGTCATATGGACGCCGAGCCGGGTTCGCTGGAAGAGCGATTAGTCAGGTTGGAAAACAACATCATTAGTTTACAAAACAACGCCAACAAAGAAAAAGCCTTACTCAGAAAAGCCATTTTAATTCAGCTGGATATGGATTCAGTCTATGACGATAGCGGGAAATAG
- the wecB gene encoding non-hydrolyzing UDP-N-acetylglucosamine 2-epimerase — MSAKTLVCVVGARPNFMKMAPIMRQLQSVNHLIKPYLVHTGQHYDRAMKDTFFQQLGIPEPDRDLGVGSGSHAVQTANIMLQFEPVLDEVKPFAVLVVGDVNSTIACGLVAVKKQIPLIHVEAGLRSYDREMPEEINRILTDQISDLLLTTERAAADNLSKEGIDAKRICFAGNVMIDSLLNNCAQASSLHTTLQAYDCKQSVTEKNYALLTLHRPSNVDEPETLARLIGVISEVSKKLPVIFPVHPRTQQKISQAGLLTELPEDRVIMLPPVAYLEMLGLMRSAKLVLTDSGGLQEETTALGVPCITLRENTERPITVTEGTNTIVGTDTNKIMQCVDDVLISGGKSGRIPEYWDGRAAKRIVEEIVRRYIRTD; from the coding sequence ATGTCGGCCAAAACTCTGGTTTGCGTTGTGGGCGCCAGACCCAATTTCATGAAAATGGCGCCCATCATGCGTCAGTTGCAAAGTGTCAATCATCTGATCAAGCCCTATTTGGTGCATACTGGCCAGCATTATGACCGGGCTATGAAAGACACCTTTTTTCAGCAATTAGGCATACCGGAACCGGATAGGGATTTAGGCGTAGGTTCCGGGAGTCATGCGGTACAAACTGCTAATATCATGTTGCAGTTCGAGCCTGTTCTGGATGAAGTGAAACCGTTTGCGGTGTTGGTGGTGGGCGATGTCAATTCCACCATTGCTTGCGGATTGGTGGCCGTCAAAAAGCAGATACCTTTGATTCACGTAGAAGCCGGGCTGCGTAGTTATGATCGAGAAATGCCGGAGGAGATCAATCGCATCTTAACCGATCAGATTTCCGATCTGTTATTAACCACGGAACGTGCGGCGGCTGATAATTTGAGTAAAGAGGGGATAGATGCCAAACGCATCTGTTTTGCCGGCAACGTCATGATAGACAGCTTGTTAAACAACTGTGCGCAAGCCTCGTCTCTACATACCACTCTGCAAGCTTACGATTGTAAACAATCGGTTACCGAGAAAAATTATGCCTTGTTGACGCTGCACCGTCCGTCTAATGTGGATGAACCGGAGACTTTGGCTCGCCTGATAGGCGTGATTAGCGAAGTGAGCAAGAAGTTGCCGGTGATATTTCCGGTGCATCCCAGAACGCAGCAAAAAATCAGTCAGGCAGGCCTTTTAACTGAATTGCCGGAAGACAGAGTGATTATGTTACCACCGGTTGCTTATCTGGAAATGTTAGGTTTGATGCGGTCCGCAAAATTAGTGTTGACTGACTCGGGTGGTTTGCAGGAAGAGACCACTGCGTTGGGCGTTCCGTGCATTACCCTGCGCGAGAATACCGAGCGCCCGATTACAGTGACGGAGGGTACCAATACCATTGTAGGTACCGACACGAACAAAATTATGCAGTGCGTAGACGATGTTTTGATTAGCGGCGGTAAAAGTGGGCGTATTCCCGAATATTGGGATGGGCGGGCGGCTAAAAGGATAGTGGAGGAAATCGTGCGTCGTTATATCCGGACGGATTAA
- a CDS encoding XrtA system polysaccharide deacetylase has product MIARTVTNAMTVDVEDYFQVSAFEKHIAKSEWENLQHRVADNTDRILDLFAQHQVKATFFTLGWVAERYPRLIQRIVAEGHELASHGYEHVRVTQQTPDQFRADIKKTKQMLEDIGGRKVIGYRAASYSIGAQNLWALRILEEEGHLYSSSIYPVKHDLYGMPSAPRFAFHPENTETLLEVPITTLKILDRNIPCGGGGFFRLYPYLFSKWAYQYINSMEKQPGIFYFHPWEIDPEQPRQQNLPLKSRIRHYLNLSRVENRLTCLLNDFAWDTMQNVFLGSKTAKTQP; this is encoded by the coding sequence ATGATTGCCAGGACAGTGACCAATGCAATGACAGTGGATGTGGAGGATTATTTCCAGGTTTCCGCATTTGAAAAGCATATCGCCAAATCGGAATGGGAAAACCTGCAACACCGGGTTGCGGACAATACCGATCGTATTCTGGATTTATTTGCCCAGCACCAAGTTAAAGCCACGTTTTTTACCTTGGGTTGGGTAGCCGAGCGCTATCCACGGTTAATACAGCGAATAGTCGCGGAAGGTCACGAATTGGCCTCGCATGGTTACGAACATGTTCGAGTCACTCAGCAGACTCCGGATCAGTTCCGGGCCGACATCAAAAAAACCAAGCAAATGTTGGAAGATATTGGCGGCCGAAAGGTGATCGGCTATCGGGCCGCCAGTTATTCGATAGGCGCCCAAAATCTTTGGGCTTTACGAATTCTGGAAGAAGAAGGGCATTTATACAGTTCCAGTATTTATCCGGTTAAACATGATTTATACGGGATGCCGTCGGCGCCTCGTTTCGCCTTTCATCCGGAAAACACCGAAACTTTGCTCGAAGTTCCGATTACAACGCTAAAAATATTGGATCGGAATATACCTTGCGGCGGCGGCGGCTTTTTTCGTTTATACCCGTATCTTTTTTCCAAATGGGCTTACCAATACATCAATTCCATGGAAAAACAGCCCGGTATTTTTTATTTTCATCCCTGGGAAATCGATCCCGAGCAACCTCGCCAACAGAACTTGCCATTAAAGTCTCGAATTAGACATTATTTGAATCTGAGTCGGGTGGAAAATCGACTTACTTGCCTACTTAATGATTTTGCCTGGGATACCATGCAAAATGTATTTCTGGGTTCCAAAACCGCCAAAACACAACCATGA
- a CDS encoding FemAB family XrtA/PEP-CTERM system-associated protein: protein MIKLLEPADYLRWDNFVAASAEASFFHLSAWREVIRQAFAHKTYYYFTEQDGEITGILPLVHIKSFLFGNTLISNAFCVYGGIVAANEQAFKALQDQAQQLARELGVDCLEMRNRQQRHPDWPHKELYVTFRKQLDADHEKNMNAIPRKQRAMVRAGIKAGLAGVIDESVDRFYQAYSESVRNLGTPVFPKRYFQILKQVFGDDCEILTVEHEGRLVASVMSFYFKDEVLPYYGGGTDLARDLKGNDFMYWEVMRRAVDKGCRVFDFGRSKVDTGSYRFKKHWGFEPEPLFYEIDLVKASKIPEINPLNPKYQLFIAAWKRLPLSVSQVVGPWLAKDLG, encoded by the coding sequence ATGATCAAACTACTGGAGCCGGCGGATTATCTGCGCTGGGATAACTTTGTCGCGGCTTCGGCAGAAGCCAGTTTTTTTCATTTATCGGCTTGGCGGGAGGTTATCCGGCAGGCGTTCGCACATAAAACCTACTATTACTTCACCGAGCAAGATGGCGAAATTACCGGTATTTTGCCGCTGGTGCATATCAAGAGTTTTCTGTTCGGTAATACATTAATTTCCAATGCGTTTTGTGTGTATGGCGGTATTGTTGCCGCTAACGAACAAGCCTTTAAGGCCCTGCAAGATCAGGCCCAACAGTTAGCCCGCGAACTGGGAGTTGATTGTCTTGAAATGCGCAATCGCCAGCAGCGGCATCCGGATTGGCCGCATAAAGAGCTGTACGTGACTTTTAGAAAACAGCTGGATGCCGATCATGAAAAAAACATGAACGCCATTCCGCGCAAGCAGCGGGCCATGGTACGGGCAGGGATCAAGGCCGGGTTGGCCGGCGTGATTGATGAGTCAGTTGACCGTTTTTATCAAGCCTATTCGGAAAGTGTCAGAAATCTTGGTACACCGGTTTTCCCCAAACGCTATTTTCAAATTTTGAAACAAGTTTTCGGCGATGATTGCGAAATTCTTACCGTTGAGCATGAAGGCCGCTTGGTTGCCAGTGTCATGAGTTTTTACTTCAAGGATGAGGTGTTGCCTTATTACGGGGGCGGTACGGATCTGGCTCGCGATTTGAAAGGCAATGACTTCATGTATTGGGAAGTGATGCGTCGCGCGGTGGATAAAGGCTGTCGGGTATTCGACTTCGGACGCAGTAAGGTTGATACCGGTTCCTATCGCTTTAAAAAGCATTGGGGTTTTGAACCGGAGCCTTTGTTTTACGAGATCGATTTGGTCAAAGCTTCGAAAATTCCGGAAATTAATCCTCTCAATCCCAAATATCAATTGTTTATTGCTGCCTGGAAACGATTGCCTCTATCCGTCAGCCAAGTAGTGGGGCCCTGGCTGGCGAAAGATTTGGGATAA
- a CDS encoding TIGR03087 family PEP-CTERM/XrtA system glycosyltransferase — protein MAKLLYLVHRIPYPPNKGDKIRSFHFLKALAEQYQIYLGTFIDDPDDRQYVEALKPYCKQSFCIDLHPKLGKLKSLAGFLTGEALSLPYYRSSAMQAWVDKIIAEEGVERALIFSSPMAQYLEKYPKLHVIADFVDVDSDKWRQYADSKSWPASWVYQREAKKLLNYEAVIARQADATLFVSEQEARLFKQLVPASADKIGFVNNGVDTEFFDPDLDYVSPFPQDLQAIVFTGAMDYWANVDAVVWFAQRVFPLVRQQCPQARFFIVGSKPAKQVQQLAEADASVIVTGRVEDVRTYIAHADVVVAPLRIARGIQNKVLEAMAMAKPVVVTAAAMEGIAANQSIRVTVADAPNEFAEQVVRYLRQSIAPVTENRRFVQADFSWEHNGQRLCALLAGDGA, from the coding sequence ATGGCAAAATTATTGTATCTGGTTCACCGTATCCCGTATCCGCCCAACAAGGGCGACAAAATACGTTCGTTTCATTTTCTGAAAGCGTTGGCGGAGCAATATCAGATTTATTTGGGTACGTTTATCGATGATCCGGATGATAGGCAGTATGTCGAGGCTTTAAAGCCCTATTGCAAACAAAGTTTTTGCATTGATTTGCATCCAAAATTGGGCAAGCTCAAAAGCCTGGCCGGTTTTTTGACCGGTGAGGCCCTCAGCTTGCCGTATTATCGTAGCTCAGCCATGCAGGCATGGGTGGATAAAATCATAGCCGAGGAAGGCGTTGAGCGTGCCTTGATTTTCTCCTCGCCGATGGCGCAATATCTGGAAAAATATCCCAAACTACATGTTATTGCTGATTTCGTGGATGTCGATTCCGATAAATGGCGGCAATACGCTGACAGTAAAAGCTGGCCGGCTAGCTGGGTTTATCAGCGCGAAGCGAAAAAACTGCTTAATTATGAAGCCGTTATCGCTCGCCAGGCCGATGCAACTTTGTTTGTTTCCGAGCAAGAAGCGCGGCTTTTTAAACAATTGGTCCCCGCTTCGGCCGATAAGATCGGATTTGTAAATAACGGGGTCGATACCGAGTTTTTCGATCCTGACTTGGACTATGTCAGTCCATTTCCTCAAGACCTTCAAGCCATTGTGTTTACCGGGGCCATGGATTACTGGGCCAATGTCGATGCCGTGGTCTGGTTTGCTCAACGGGTTTTTCCATTGGTCAGGCAACAATGCCCGCAAGCCCGGTTTTTCATCGTAGGCTCCAAACCGGCCAAACAGGTGCAACAGCTTGCCGAGGCGGATGCATCGGTCATCGTTACCGGCCGTGTCGAGGATGTCAGAACCTATATCGCCCATGCCGATGTGGTGGTGGCGCCATTACGGATTGCCAGGGGTATTCAGAACAAAGTGTTGGAGGCGATGGCCATGGCCAAGCCCGTCGTGGTTACAGCGGCGGCGATGGAAGGAATAGCCGCCAATCAGTCTATTCGAGTGACCGTGGCAGATGCGCCGAATGAATTTGCCGAACAGGTCGTGCGCTATTTGCGGCAATCGATTGCACCCGTAACGGAAAATCGCCGATTTGTGCAGGCCGACTTTAGCTGGGAGCACAATGGGCAGCGCTTATGCGCATTGTTGGCCGGTGATGGAGCTTAA
- a CDS encoding TIGR03088 family PEP-CTERM/XrtA system glycosyltransferase codes for MSKLQPPLIVHIIYRLGVGGLENGLVNLINRLPAERYRHAIICLTDSTDFSLRIQRPDVIVYEIHKKPGQDWGSFVKIYRLLKQIKPQIVHTRNLAAIEYQLCAVLAGVRYRVHGEHGWDVFDPEGNNVKYQWLRRLFGLLIHRFIPLSRQLQNYLQNKVGIAAGKISRICNGVDTQVFYPEGAARQTPDGCPLDLGSKLAIGTVGRMHGVKDQLTLVKAFIAACQQSVVFSERACLVLIGDGPLREEAIDLLKASGLADKAWLPGERNDIAQILRSLDLFVLPSKAEGISNTLLEAMATGLPIIATNVGGNPELVLEGQTGYLVEKENPIAMAAAMLEMIMDDERRKQFGAAAYQRARREFSIDSMVASYQQVYDRQ; via the coding sequence GTGTCGAAGTTACAGCCGCCATTGATCGTGCATATTATTTACCGATTGGGGGTCGGCGGGCTTGAAAACGGCCTGGTTAATCTGATTAATCGTTTGCCCGCCGAGCGTTATCGGCATGCCATTATTTGCCTGACCGACAGCACGGACTTCAGTCTGCGCATTCAACGTCCGGATGTGATTGTTTACGAAATACATAAAAAACCGGGGCAGGACTGGGGTTCATTTGTCAAGATTTATCGGCTGCTCAAGCAGATTAAGCCTCAAATCGTGCATACCCGTAATCTTGCGGCGATTGAATACCAACTCTGCGCGGTACTTGCCGGCGTGCGCTATCGGGTGCATGGCGAGCATGGCTGGGATGTATTCGATCCCGAGGGTAATAATGTGAAATATCAATGGCTGAGACGCTTGTTTGGGCTATTGATTCACCGCTTCATTCCGCTATCACGGCAATTGCAGAATTATTTGCAGAACAAGGTAGGGATTGCCGCCGGAAAAATAAGCCGCATATGTAACGGAGTTGACACGCAAGTGTTTTATCCTGAAGGCGCTGCCAGGCAAACTCCCGATGGTTGTCCTCTTGATTTGGGCAGCAAATTGGCTATCGGCACCGTGGGGCGCATGCATGGTGTCAAGGACCAGCTGACCTTGGTTAAGGCATTTATTGCCGCTTGCCAACAATCGGTGGTTTTTAGCGAGCGGGCTTGTTTGGTGTTGATTGGCGATGGGCCGTTACGGGAAGAGGCGATCGATTTACTCAAAGCCAGCGGTTTGGCGGATAAAGCCTGGTTGCCGGGCGAGCGGAACGATATTGCACAAATTCTACGTAGCCTGGATTTGTTTGTGCTGCCTTCCAAAGCGGAAGGCATTTCCAATACCTTGCTGGAAGCCATGGCCACGGGCTTGCCGATTATAGCCACCAACGTGGGGGGGAATCCGGAGTTGGTTTTAGAAGGGCAAACCGGTTATTTGGTTGAAAAAGAAAATCCTATCGCAATGGCGGCAGCCATGCTTGAGATGATTATGGATGATGAACGGCGTAAACAATTTGGGGCTGCTGCTTATCAGCGGGCGCGGCGGGAATTTTCCATCGATAGCATGGTGGCGAGCTATCAACAGGTTTATGACAGACAATAA
- a CDS encoding XrtA/PEP-CTERM system amidotransferase, whose amino-acid sequence MCGIVGIFDIHGKTEIDRDLLSRMNESQFHRGPDEGGLHTESGLGFGHRRLSIIDLSSGQQPMHSQDGNVVLTYNGEVYNFPELREELQTLGYHFRTHCDTEVILYAWQAWGEACVDRLRGMFAFAIWDRAQQVLFLARDRLGIKPLFYTQLPNGQFIFGSELKALNLHPLLPKTIEPTAIEDYFGFGYIPDPKTIYQGVYKLEPGYCLSIKRGQQSWKPRQYWDVKFDSSQNRGVDEAGQELIERLREAVKIRMVADVPLGAFLSGGVDSSAVVALMAGLSPDPVNTCSISFGDPKFNESQFAAQVAERYHTAHRVEQVDPDDFSLIDQLSGLYDEPYADSSALPTYRVCELAKKQVTVVLSGDGGDENLAGYRRHRWHTYEDRMRALLPDAVRVPLFSTLGRIYPKLDWAPKVLRAKSTLESIGRDSMAGYFHSVSVMSNEMRNQLFSAQLKSQLQGYQAIEVFRRYRDQAPEHPLSMVQYLDLKTYLPGDILTKVDRASMAHALEVRVPLLDHKLVEWMATLAPDLKLNGREGKYLFKKSLEVYLPNDILYRPKMGFSVPLASWFRGPLKQRVQQALLGDTLRKTGWFDDAFLQHIVTQHQAGLRDYSAPIWSLLMFEAFLRNNLGQ is encoded by the coding sequence ATGTGCGGCATAGTCGGTATTTTTGATATTCATGGCAAAACCGAAATAGACCGCGATTTGCTGTCGCGGATGAACGAATCGCAATTCCATCGCGGTCCGGATGAAGGCGGTTTGCATACCGAGTCCGGCTTGGGGTTTGGACACCGGCGTTTGTCGATTATCGATTTATCCAGCGGCCAACAGCCGATGCACAGCCAGGATGGCAATGTGGTGCTGACCTATAACGGCGAAGTCTATAATTTCCCCGAGTTGCGGGAAGAGTTACAAACTTTGGGTTACCACTTCCGAACCCACTGCGATACCGAAGTCATCCTATACGCCTGGCAGGCCTGGGGCGAAGCATGTGTAGACAGATTGCGCGGCATGTTTGCCTTTGCGATTTGGGACCGCGCGCAACAAGTTCTGTTTCTGGCCCGCGACCGCTTGGGCATCAAACCCTTGTTTTATACGCAATTGCCGAACGGCCAATTTATTTTCGGTTCCGAACTCAAGGCTCTGAACCTGCATCCGCTATTACCCAAAACCATCGAGCCAACGGCAATTGAAGATTATTTTGGCTTTGGTTACATCCCCGACCCGAAAACTATTTACCAAGGTGTATATAAACTGGAGCCAGGTTATTGCTTAAGCATTAAACGAGGGCAGCAATCCTGGAAGCCACGGCAATATTGGGATGTAAAGTTCGACTCATCGCAAAATCGCGGTGTCGATGAAGCCGGACAGGAATTGATCGAGCGTTTGCGGGAGGCGGTCAAAATCCGGATGGTAGCGGATGTGCCGCTCGGGGCCTTTTTGTCGGGCGGCGTCGATTCCAGTGCCGTGGTCGCGTTGATGGCGGGCTTGTCGCCCGATCCGGTCAATACGTGCTCGATTTCTTTTGGCGATCCGAAATTTAACGAATCCCAATTCGCGGCCCAAGTGGCGGAGCGCTACCATACCGCGCATCGGGTAGAGCAGGTCGATCCGGACGATTTTAGCTTGATTGATCAATTATCCGGTTTATATGACGAACCCTATGCCGATAGCTCTGCCTTGCCGACCTATCGGGTATGTGAGCTAGCCAAGAAACAGGTTACCGTGGTGTTGTCCGGCGATGGTGGTGATGAAAATCTGGCGGGTTATCGGCGGCATCGCTGGCATACCTATGAAGACAGAATGCGCGCTTTGTTGCCGGATGCCGTGCGAGTACCGCTGTTTTCCACATTGGGGCGTATTTATCCCAAGCTGGATTGGGCGCCGAAGGTTCTGCGGGCTAAATCGACATTGGAATCCATCGGTCGCGATTCGATGGCCGGCTATTTTCATAGTGTTTCGGTGATGTCCAATGAAATGCGCAATCAGTTATTCAGCGCTCAGTTAAAAAGCCAATTGCAGGGTTATCAAGCCATCGAAGTCTTTCGACGATATCGTGATCAAGCCCCGGAGCATCCATTGTCCATGGTGCAATATTTGGACTTGAAAACCTATTTGCCAGGCGATATTCTGACCAAAGTCGACCGGGCCAGCATGGCGCACGCGCTGGAAGTTCGGGTGCCGCTACTCGATCATAAATTAGTGGAATGGATGGCGACTTTGGCGCCTGACTTGAAGCTGAATGGTCGCGAAGGCAAATATCTGTTTAAAAAATCGTTGGAAGTCTATTTGCCCAACGATATTCTTTATCGGCCGAAAATGGGCTTTTCCGTGCCGCTCGCTAGTTGGTTCAGAGGGCCGTTAAAACAACGTGTACAACAGGCATTATTAGGCGATACACTGCGAAAAACCGGCTGGTTCGATGACGCATTTTTACAACATATTGTTACCCAGCATCAGGCCGGGTTAAGAGATTACAGTGCGCCTATCTGGTCACTGCTGATGTTTGAAGCATTTTTGAGAAACAACCTTGGTCAATAA